In Halichondria panicea chromosome 13, odHalPani1.1, whole genome shotgun sequence, one genomic interval encodes:
- the LOC135346003 gene encoding poly(ADP-ribose) glycohydrolase-like, whose product MMEATPPSTKKRKTVPAPTTSQPLVTNFFKPTRQDEPRSTGNTEEDVSDDNARVRPDSPELFSSPSPVGMATASSLSVHSSSRGTSSTRSLTSSLSDKAPPWSGSPLNELCFGPCSYPILPPLVPSPHHSILFRPRLTPGSLPQPYPDRFRDVWDQYHVRMPCSSKSEYPLDDGRLVSRWDLIKQALSRTIANVHDFEEALLSYNSHYAKRWGFKGLYVYFDEICSEEERDVFFKQLLPRIVSLALSLPDIVTHAVPLLKKQQDYSITLSQQQIACLLANAFLCTFPRRNTIQRSSEYASYPFINFNTLFTANARKSISQDRENKLRCLFHYFTRVTAKMPWGVVTFERQVLKDPPHWESSSTLLTKLHVISEGSIEDKGHGMLQVDFANKYLGGGVLNRGCVQEEIRFLICPELLASLLFTEELDDNESLLMTGSERFSNYTGYASSFEWAGTHRDETTRDSWARIQTKVVAIDALKFSSIGAQYRPDTIRRELNKAYCGFMDGPYTSSCGQSMAVATGNWGCGAFRGDPRLKSVLQLMAASEAKRDVVYFTFGDERLQTDIASLHALITRNKVTVGQMWSALVRYSSYRTRRDRPSLHSYLHTTLGAPPAVIATTQPTNTV is encoded by the exons ATGATGGAAGCAACTCCACCTTCcacaaagaaaagaaaaacTGTTCCAGCACCAACCACCTCTCAACCTCTTGTAACTAACTTTTTCAAGCCGACTAGACAGGACGAACCTAGATCTACTGGGAACACTGAGGAAGACGTTAGTGACGACAACGCTCGTGTTAGACCGGATAGCCCTGAGCTCTTCTCCAGCCCATCTCCTGTAGGCATGGCTACTGCCTCCAGTCTGTCAGTGCACTCATCATCGCGTGGTACCTCTAGTACTCGATCCCTCACTTCCAGTCTCAGTGACAAGGCTCCTCCGTGGAGTGGCTCTCCCCTCAATGAGCTCTGCTTTGGTCCATGCTCATACCCCATTCTACCCCCACTGGTACCCTCTCCTCATCACTCTATTCTGTTCAGACCTCGGCTGACACCTGGCTCCCTCCCTCAACCTTATCCTGATAGGTTCCGTGATGTGTGGGACCAGTACCATGTTCGTATGCCTTGTTCCAGCAAGAGTGAGTATCCTCTTGATGATGGGAGACTAGTCAGTCGCTGGGATCTCATCAAACAAGCACTCAGCAGAACAATCGCTAATGTACATGATTTTGAAGAAGCTCTATTGTCCTATAACTCTCACTATGCAAAGAGATGGGGCTTCAAAGGACTATACGTCTACTTTGATGAGATTTGCTCTGAAGAGGAAAGGGACGTGTTTTTCAAGCAGCTTCTACCTCGGATAGTTAGCCTTGCCCTAAGTCTCCCTGACATTGTAACACATGCTGTACCGCTACTCAAGAAGCAGCAAGACTACTCCATCACGCTGAGTCAACAACAGATTGCTTGTCTCCTGGCCAACGCTTTTCTGTGTACATTTCCTCGAAGAAACACAATTCAAAGAAGTTCAGAATATGCCTCATATCCGTTTATAAACTTTAACACTTTGTTTACTGCCAATGCGAGGAAATCCATCAGTCAAGATCGTGAGAACAAGCTGAGATGTCTCTTTCACTATTTCACTCGAGTGACGGCTAAAATGCCCTGGGGGGTAGTGACGTTTGAGCGCCAGGTGTTGAAGGACCCCCCACACTGGGAGAGCAGCTCTACCCTCCTCACCAAGCTCCACGTCATCTCAGAGGGTAGCATAGAGGACAAAGGTCACGGCATGTTACAG GTTGACTTTGCCAACAAGTACTTGGGAGGCGGTGTGTTAAACCGTGGCTGTGTGCAGGAGGAGATACGGTTCCTGATATGTCCCGAGCTCCTCGCCTCTCTGCTATTCACTGAGGAGCTGGATGACAATGAGAGCCTCCTCATGACAGGCTCTGAGAGATTCAGCAACTATAC GGGCTATGCTAGCAGCTTTGAATGGGCTGGTACTCATAGAGACGAGACTACCAGGGACAGTTGGGCCAGGATACAAACCAAAGTGGTTGCCATTGATGCTCTCAAGTTTAGCTCTATTGGAGCCCAATACAGACCAg ACACCATACGCAGAGAACTGAACAAGGCATATTGTGGATTCATGGATGGACCCTACACTTCATCTTGTGGGCAGAGCATGGCTGTTGCCACAGGAAACTGGGGATGTGGAGCCTTCAGGGGAGACCCCAG ACTTAAGAGTGTTCTCCAGTTAATGGCTGCCTCTGAGGCCAAGAGAGATGTGGTGTACTTCACATTTGGTGATGAGAGACTACAAACAGACATTGCCTCCCTCCATGCTCTCATCACTCGTAACAAAGTCACTGTTGGACAG ATGTGGAGTGCTCTAGTGAGGTACAGCTCGTACAGGACGCGGCGAGATAGACCCAGTCTCCACTCATACCTCCATACTACATTGGGAGCACCTCCTGCTGTCATAGCAACCACCCAACCCACaaacactgtataa
- the LOC135345998 gene encoding uncharacterized protein LOC135345998 produces MSDPSNASAAKKKSKKRKKKTKTQQQGEALEINNGQPAHKAQQSTDKRDHFVSTSKCYRCKGIFRHGVAAVIPKHANWMCPSCDPTEESTSTQLAITNSAAAAAAGGCNCAACVAKRENSVTPEVEKEAHITQTQWMEIRQIVRCIYRDNMMLSSQSNRASIGSDKMRLIVNKLCSRDPHQFFQRLETLAREYLLEVKVRLLEQLSCGFNSPQLAIEFIQMLLDEYGALCNALPALLYLLEPLEACEYVQKLGMTIELMNKNIFRELIFAESFMSSNLPLIIAQLRLASLASDTCHRSTADELSQRYVALDREMQEVCLIWRAAKDQISCYQDQQRKKLERKKAHFEKIIADGESFKQLKRQTQCAVAADGGDKENAQPGSNEVEALKTTLTTDTPTMPASIHSVLTSVAEGGSVKSKQALEWSRLLFKCIKPVGEPEFRLNGDIATHTITLHLDMTELDLTSSKPVCTRGDLLRYRRLGLSVEEVVEVTMKLNTLRALGINLKIEDLFDNEGFSLSDINDTLVGTETLEASDKIYFIDDEMEASRSQERAARNGGEESSEPVLSAEEEVDLHRTWELIVHRQECNNGRSRQHDFLQGMTMKIRFMKRLTVQDLDKNFLADGGRVIFNACDQVQMKLTQLELNSVRVVADVNCVGDELGLQSEVNGGPAMNTLSSGDKSVEDLMFVHTDSHKEFMDLLLEKRKQLESLVSSKQRERNAQEEVAKEERNAKEEVAKEEEKTLETDDSALRYEVREQQESSLPPVQQESLLPPVQQESSLPPVQTVEKPVPEFKPVYLANSSQPCQCSACVGAMAATIRPVYTRPLNPTDPNATSLSSLTAHLDSIKLLDTDEDDKTKSDKGPKKRPPHPMTKEGLWQNWMSTSGSAQIESEVQQIQNGSSHHHHHHHHHHHAHYNCCHGDGAEGDSGYGDSIKSCDCRHEHQPPNSTTPTGPSPHPLTCSATHNHTGSPVTATTTACQASAPSHGTGGTDAAGNSESSRRYCPCCYCELFGHNGPPTAPTSHNFTKQRDKMRAKLEDKRKKRDPGSSKGRKGGCDSVGNETSVEELLAFIEGDEDNEPHTSSRAAKRQRRKLKKLATSKTEEPPQGNGGPQSQEQNLTTDQESETLAQTDGEDTAAEGLVENGKCEDMKLSLSSTDSDLSGSDNDDYDDELEEFKKFCFAPAPVENRKKIAISLNMNSFMSKLK; encoded by the exons ATGAGCGACCCGTCTAATGCCTCAGCAGCCAAGAAAAAGAGTAAAAAACGCAAGAAGAAGACCAAAACACAACAGCAGGGCGAGGCTTTGGAGATCAACAATGGTCAACCCGCTCACAAG GCACAGCAGTCAACGGACAAAAGAGACCATTTTGTAAGTACGTCCAAGTGCTATCGTTGTAAGGGCATCTTCAGACATGGAGTAGCAGCCGTCATTCCGAAACAT gctaACTGGATGTGTCCGTCATGTGACCCGACAGAGGAGAGCACCTCCACTCAGTTAGCTATCACCAACTCAGCTGCTGCCGCCGCTGCTGGTGGTTGCAACTGTGCTGCCTGTGTTGCTAAGAG gGAGAACTCTGTGACCCCCGAGGTGGAGAAGGaagcacacatcacacagacACAGTGGATGGAGATACGACAGATTGTGCGCTGTATCTATCGAGATAATATGATGCTCTCAA GTCAGAGTAACAGAGCCTCCATTGGCTCAGACAAGATGAGGCTGATTGTCAACAAGCTTTGCTCTCGAGACCCTCACCAGTTCTTCCAGAGACTAGAGACCCTAGCAAG GGAGTATCTATTGGAGGTCAAAGTGCGTCTCCTGGAGCAACTGTCTTGTGGTTTCAACTCGCCTCAGCTGGCTATAGAGTTCATACAAATGTTGTTGGATGAGTATGGTGCTCTGTGTAATGCCCTGCCTGCCCTGCTCTACCTGCTGGAGCCACTG gaggcttGTGAGTATGTGCAGAAACTGGGCATGACCATTGAGCTCATGAACAAGAACATCTTCAGAGAGCTCATCTTTGCTGAGAGCTTCATGAGCTCCAACCTTCCTCTCATCATAGCCCAGCTGAGACTGGCCAGCCTTGCATCAGATACCTGCCATAGGAGCACTGCAGACGAGCTCAGCCAGAG GTATGTGGCTCTTGATCGAGAGATGCAGGAGGTGTGCCTCATCTGGAGGGCAGCCAAAGACCAGATCAGTTGTTATCAGGACCAGCAACGCAAGAAACTAGAAAGGAAAAAGGCTCATTTTGAGAAGATCATTGCTGACGGAGAGTCCTTCAAGCAACTCAAAAGACAGACACAGTGTGCTGTTGCAGCTGATGGTGGGGACAAGGAGAACGCACAACCAGG GTCCAATGAAGTGGAGGCTCTTAAGACCACACTCACTACAGACACACCCACTATGCCTGCCTCCATCCACTCTGTGCTCACCTCTGTGGCGGAGGGTGGGTCAGTGAAGAGCAAGCAAGCGCTCGAGTGGTCTCGCCTACTCTTTAAGTGTATCAAGCCTGTCGGGGAACCTGAGTTTAGGCTCAATGGTGATATTG CCACTCACACGATCACCCTTCACTTGGACATGACAGAGTTGGACCTCACCTCCTCTAAGCCAGTGTGTACACGAGGTGACTTGTTGAGATACCGCAGACTGGGTCTGAgtgtggaggaggtggtgGAGGTCACCATGAAGCTCAACACTCTCAGGGCCCTCGGAATCAACCTCAAGATTGAAG ACTTGTTTGACAATGAGGGGTTTTCCCTGAGTGATATCAACGACACTCTGGTTGGCACGGAGACGCTGGAGGCCAGTGATAAGATCTACTTCATTGATGATGAAATGGAGGCATCGCGTAGTCAAGAGAGGGCGGCTAGAAATGGAGGGGAAGAGTCAAGTGAGCCAGTCCTCTCAGCAGAGGAGGAAGTGGACCTCCACAGAACATGG gagctGATTGTGCATCGTCAGGAGTGTAATAATGGACGAAGCCGACAGCACGACTTCCTGCAAGGCATGACCATGAAGATACGCTTCATGAAGAGGCTCACTGTACAAGACCTGGACAA GAACTTTCTAGCGGATGGAGGGCGTGTTATATTCAATGCTTGTGATCAGGTGCAAATGAAGTTAACACAACTGGAGCTCAAcagtgtgagggtggtggctGACGTCAACTGTGttg GTGATGAGCTTGGCCTACAGAGTGAGGTCAATGGAGGTCCTGCTATGAACACACTGAGCAGTGGGGACAAGAGTGTGGAGGACCTCATGTTTGTCCATACTGACTCACACAAAGAGTTCATGGACTTACTGCTGGAGAAGCGTAAGCAGCTCGAGTCACTGGTGAGCAGCAAGCAGCGAGAGAGGAACGCCCAGGAGGAGGTAGCAAAGGAGGAGAGGAACGCCAAGGAGGAGGTAGCAAAGGAGGAGGAGAAGACACTGGAAACTGATG ACTCGGCCCTACGATATGAAGTGAGGGAACAGCAGGAGTCCTCGTTACCCCCAGTGCAGCAAGAGTCCTTGTTACCCCCAGTGCAGCAAGAGTCCTCATTACCTCCAGTGCAGACTGTAGAGAAACCTGTTCCAGAGTTCAAACCTGTGTACTTGGCAAACTCTAGTCAACCTTGTCAGTGTTCAGcttgtgttggagctatggcCGCTACCATCCGGCCA GTCTACACCCGCCCCCTCAACCCCACTGACCCGAATGCTACTAGTCTGAGCTCACTCACTGCACATCTCGACTCCATCAAACTATTGGATACTGATGAGGATGACAAAACCAAGTCTGACAAAGGGCCCAAGAAAAGAC CCCCACACCCCATGACTAAGGAAGGACTGTGGCAGAACTGGATGTCAACTAGTGGGAGTGCACAGATCGAGAGTGAGGTTCAGCAAATACAGAATGGATCGTCACATCACCAtcatcaccatcatcatcatcaccaTGCACACTACAACTGTTGCCATGGTGACGGTGCCGAGGGAGACTCGGGATACGGGGACAGCATCAAGTCATGTGATTGCAGACATGAGCATCAGCCTCCTAACtcgaccacacccactggcccctccccccacccactcacttgcTCAGCGACACACAACCACACTGG GTCTCCTGTTACCGCGACGACCACGGCCTGTCAGGCCTCTGCCCCCTCACACGGTACGGGGGGTACTGATGCTGCTGGGAACTCCGAGTCGTCACGGCGATATTGCCCCTGTTGCTACTGCGAGCTGTTTGGACACAACGGG CCACCCACTGCCCCTACCAGCCACAACTTCACCAAACAGAGGGACAAGATGAGAGCCAAACTGGAGGACAAGCGCAAGAAAAGAGATCCCGGTTCCTCCAAGG gacgCAAAGGTGGCTGTGATAGTGTGGGTAATGAGACCTCGGTGGAGGAGCTACTAGCATTCATTGAGGGAGATGAAGACAATGAGCCTCACACGAGCTCACGTGCTGCCAAGAGACAGAGGAGGAAACTTAAGAAG CTGGCTACCAGCAAGACAGAGGAGCCCCCTCAAGGTAATGGAGGCCCACAGTCTCAAGAGCAGAACCTCACCACTGACCAGGAGTCTGAAACACTAGCCCAGACTGATGGAGAGGACACTGCTGCTGAGGGGTTGGTGGAGAATGGCAAGTGTGAGGACATGAAGTTGAGTCTCTCCTCTACTGACAGTGACCTG AGTGGAtctgataatgatgactatgACGATGAATTGGAGGAGTTCAAAAA GTTCTGTTTTGCTCCTGCACCAGTTGAGAACCGCAAGAAGATTGCCATCTCACTCAACATGAACTCTTTCATGTCTAAGCTCAAATAA